From Trichoplusia ni isolate ovarian cell line Hi5 chromosome 11, tn1, whole genome shotgun sequence, the proteins below share one genomic window:
- the LOC113498626 gene encoding PAN2-PAN3 deadenylation complex catalytic subunit PAN2, with translation MEYHYSDLCIPTDHLLTGPYTAEYAPQYMVPNQAAEYEVRASVLVDGGDRFGVSAVVFDKYEELIWMGNQGGHVTSYYGPAMQKYTSFQVHESEEVRDIITVEGGIFALTKTALRHQIRRGIPKRTYKSPNMTDMQCLFHVNSSKLLMGGHQNKLIDLDITKMVENVIPIQEEGCAVLRSGGGSLVACGSANGMVALRDLRTPCSAEHTFRAHSACLSDLDMQGDLLITCGFTQSVGMAVAEPYVLVWDVRRVRNGLMDAAWSLTTASPPLLLHFLPAFSGRAVALSGDGHVALLHVNAPNAADHSVFQVDTHSSVCSVMDVSSTSQALVFGDQAGHLNLFSPQHNHEPVFNNFSRATEFADPVVGLPYVGFSDTTFQYSTVPLPPLSTGSKWFNQLPEEFFKKVYRKPKPIDPEVLKSMKMQGPIGYSPNPRTFKRNQIPYVQDNLEDLQAAKQSENKSTAQPIPKHYQKIELHYNKHGPNEEIEKCNKTGLPGLEATVPNSYCNSMLQVLYYTLPVKATLLAHTCAKEFCLSCELGFLFRMLDTSGGAPCQANNFLRAFRTVPEAAALGLILPDRGADSRVDLIALIQSWNRFILHQIHYEILETRKKEKALLVNSPPKTVRIPNVPKMKMMAPINGQYQEEYQYTELEFLGPATEFECQEELREDGWTGREDGAGDADTVPVDNHELPNNQQADREESEISQLFAISRHQLNRCMKCNKEEGRESVVLACALQYPGAAREAGAARGFLELLRASLAPRRSTPAWCDSCARFTPTLQRGRIVRLPPILAINCGGATIREKSYWVKGTQKETPEPKRGGGGKPCRYGLHCARPGCHFKHPERPTAQAGSSKNPGQESQCVLPQQLLIRLQSDGDVVINEKAETPPEPLTPNRGADKNKKKPVTTQSEEEYTLSAAVICVEDNPKNLVAYIQTAARDVEPVWYLFNDLSIVPVSVEEVVQFGAWWKTPCVVLYTAATTPQPQPPS, from the exons atggAATATCATTATTCCGATCTCTGTATACCGACGGATCATCTGCTAACTG GTCCATATACCGCAGAATATGCTCCGCAATATATGGTACCAAACCAAGCAGCGGAGTATGAGGTGCGGGCCAGTGTGCTGGTTGACGGTGGTGACAGATTTGGGGTGTCTGCTGTTGTGTTTGATAAGTACGAAGAGCTGATATGGATGGGGAATCAGGGG GGTCACGTAACATCCTACTATGGACCCGCCATGCAAAAATATACATCATTTCAAGTGCATGAATCTGAAGAGGTACGAGATATAATAACTGTTGAAGGAGGTATATTTGCTCTGACTAAAACAGCTTTACGACACCAAATACGCCGAGGTATACCCAAACGCACATACAA GTCACCCAACATGACAGACATGCAGTGTCTTTTCCATGTAAACTCTTCTAAATTATTGATGGGTGGTCACCAAAATAAACTTATAGATCTCGACATTACTAAAATGGTAGAAAATGTGATT CCAATCCAAGAGGAAGGCTGTGCAGTACTCCGTAGCGGCGGCGGTTCGCTAGTAGCATGCGGCAGTGCTAACGGTATGGTGGCCTTGAGAGACCTACGGACACCATGCTCAGCTGAACACACGTTCAGAGCTCATTCTGCTTGTCTGTCCGACCTGGATATGCAAGGAGATCTACTTATAACTTGCGGATTTACACAGTC TGTGGGCATGGCTGTAGCTGAGCCATACGTGTTAGTGTGGGACGTTCGTCGCGTGCGGAACGGGTTGATGGACGCCGCGTGGTCGCTAACCACGGCGAGCCCGCCGCTGTTGCTTCACTTTCTGCCAGCCTTCTCTGGGAGAGCTGTGGCGCTGTCTGGCGATGGACATGTTGCGTTGTTACATGTCAACGCTCCTAATGCCGCTGACCATTCTGTGTTTCAG GTCGACACCCACAGTTCCGTATGTAGTGTTATGGACGTGTCTTCAACTAGTCAAGCGTTAGTATTTGGGGATCAAGCAGGGCATTTGAACTTATTTTCTCCGCAACACAATCATGAGCCAGTGTTCAATAACTTCTCAAG AGCTACAGAGTTTGCGGATCCAGTTGTAGGTTTACCGTACGTCGGATTTAGCGACACGACCTTCCAATACTCTACTGTTCCGCTGCCCCCTCTGTCAACTGGCAGTAAGTGGTTCAACCAGCTGCCAGAAGAATTCTTCAAGAAGGTTTACAG GAAACCTAAACCAATCGATCCCGAAGTACTGAAATCTATGAAAATGCAAGGCCCTATTGGATACTCACCAAACCCTCGAACGTTCAAAAGGAATCAG ATACCATATGTCCAGGATAATTTAGAAGATTTGCAAGCCGCCAAACAAAGTGAAAATAAATCGACTGCTCAACCGATACCCAAGCATTATCAAAAG ATCGAATTACATTACAACAAACACGGTCCGAACGAGGAGATAGAGAAATGCAACAAAACAGGTCTTCCGGGATTGGAGGCAACTGTTCCTAATTCTTATTGTAATTCTATGCTACAg GTATTATATTACACATTGCCGGTAAAGGCGACTCTCTTAGCGCATACATGTGCCAAAGAATTTTGTCTCAGTTGCGAATTGG GCTTCCTTTTCAGAATGCTAGACACATCAGGCGGGGCGCCTTGCCAAGCGAACAACTTTCTCCGCGCGTTCCGCACTGTGCCCGAAGCGGCCGCGTTAGGGCTGATCCTGCCCGACCGGGGAGCTGATTCCAGGGTTGATTTAATTGCCTTGATACAG AGCTGGAACCGGTTCATTCTTCACCAAATCCACTACGAGATTCTAGAGACTAGAAAGAAAGAGAAAGCACTACTAGTCAACAGTCCGCCGAAGACAGTGCGGATACCGAACGTCCCTAAGATGAAAATGATGGCTCCCATCAATGGGCAGTACCAAGAGGAATACCAGTATACAGAGTTGGAGTTCTTAGGGCCGGCTACTGAGTTTGAGTGTCAAGAAGAGCTGAGAGAAGATGGATGGACTGGTAGAGAAGATG GTGCGGGTGATGCCGACACAGTACCGGTTGACAACCACGAGCTGCCGAACAACCAGCAGGCTGACAGGGAGGAGTCCGAAATATCTCAGCTGTTCGCCATCAGCAGACACCAGCTCAATAGATGTATGAAGTGTAATAAGGAG GAGGGCCGTGAGTCGGTAGTGCTGGCGTGCGCGCTGCAGTACCCGGGCGCGGCgcgcgaggcgggcgcggcgcgcggcttCCTGGAGCTGCTGCGCGCCTCGCTGGCGCCGCGCCGCAGCACGCCCGCCTGGTGCGACTCCTGCGCCAGGTTCACGCCCACGCTGCAGCGGGGCAGGATCGTCAG GTTACCACCAATATTAGCCATAAACTGTGGAGGTGCGACAATCCGAGAAAAATCTTACTGGGTGAAAGGTACACAGAAAGAAACG CCGGAACCCAAACGCGGGGGTGGGGGTAAGCCGTGTCGGTATGGATTACACTGTGCGAGACCAGGCTGTCACTTCAAACATCCTGAGAG GCCAACTGCCCAAGCGGGCTCATCAAAGAACCCAGGGCAGGAGTCGCAGTGTGTACTACCGCAGCAGTTACTTATTAGATTGCAATCAGATGGTGATGTCGTTATTAACGAAAAG GCTGAAACCCCACCAGAACCTCTGACACCTAACAGAGGGGCtgacaaaaacaagaaaaagcCCGTTACTACTCAATCCGAAGAGGAATATACTTTGTCTGCGGCAGTCATTTGTGTTGAGGACAACCCTAAAAACTTAGTCGCGTATATTCAGACCGCGGCGAGAGACGTAGAACCTGTTTGGTATCTGTTCAATGATTTGAG CATCGTGCCAGTGAGCGTGGAGGAGGTGGTCCAGTTCGGCGCGTGGTGGAAGACGCCCTGCGTGGTGCTGTACACGGCCGCCACCACCCCTCAGCCACAGCCACCCTCATAG
- the LOC113498955 gene encoding dynactin subunit 5 has protein sequence MELPDTYYNKSEYVETASGNKVSRQTVLCGSQNIVLHGKVIVQSDAIIRGDLANVKTGRFCIISKGSVIRPPFKKFSKGVAFFPLQMGDHVFVGEHTVVNAAVVGSYVYIGKNVVIGRRCVLKDCCMIEDNSVLPAETVVPSFARYSGSPAKLISTLPEAMPDLMTEFTKSYYQHFLPTTVQ, from the exons ATGGAACTACCAGatacttattacaataaatcaGAATATGTCGAAACT GCTTCAGGTAATAAAGTAAGCAGGCAAACTGTACTGTGTGGATCCCAGAACATTGTACTACATGGAAAAGTGATAGTTCAGAGTGATGCTATAATCAGAGGAGACTTGGCTAATGTGAAAACTGGAAGATTTTGTATAATAAGCAAAGGCTCCGTCATACGACCTCCTTTCAAGAAATTCAGTAAAGG TGTGGCCTTCTTCCCTTTACAAATGGGTGACCATGTTTTTGTGGGTGAACATACAGTTGTAAATGCTGCTGTTGTTGGCTCATATGTCTACATCGGAAAGAATGTTGTTATT ggCCGGAGATGTGTGCTTAAAGACTGCTGTATGATAGAAGATAACTCAGTACTACCTGCTGAGACTGTGGTACCCTCATTTGCAAGATACTCCGGCAGTCCTGCCAAACTCATATCAACATTACCTGAAGCTATGCCTGATCTCATGACAGAATTCACCAAGAGCTACTATCAGCATTTTCTACCAACTACAGTGCAATAA